A part of Populus alba chromosome 8, ASM523922v2, whole genome shotgun sequence genomic DNA contains:
- the LOC118052203 gene encoding protein transport protein SEC24 A: MGTENPGRPNFPLTGSPFAAAPPTTTPFSASGPVVGSEASGFRPPAQPPQNAMPSVSSGPVVGPQASGYRPNNLPARFNDPPVISPPTAYVPPIGGPPFQRYPTPHFPSAHQAPPPRAPPIGQPPFQPPVGQVPSPASFHPQPQVHSVPMGSPPSRANDPQLPSDSSSFGSRANFQPPFSSVDSSYSASRANLQPPLPGYAKQANVVSQAPPMALFQAQQGSYAAPTPTPPPTFHPQQGGFAQPPPIAAPFGLHSRDQIQHPGSAPPIGGIQGLAEDFGSLSIGSVPGTIDSGLDPKALPRPLDGDVEPNSLGEAYSMNCNPRYLRLTTSAIPSSQSLLSRWHCPLGAVVCPLAEAPDGEEVPVINFVSTGIIRCRRCRTYVNPYVTFTDSGRKWRCNICALLNDVPGDYFAQLDATGRRVDLNQRPELIKGSVDFVAPTEYMVRPPMPPLYFFLIDVSVSAVRSGMIEVVAQTIKSCLDELPGFPRTQVGFITFDSTIHFYNMKSSLTQPQMMVVSDLDDIFVPLPDDLLVNLSESRPVVEAFLDSLPSMFQDNMNMESALGPAVKAAFMVMSQLGGKLLIFQNTMPSLGVGRLKLRGDDLRVYGTDKEHALRTPEDPFYKNMAAECTKYQIGVNVYAFSDKYIDIASLGALAKYSGGQVYYYPSFQSASHGEKLRHELARDLTRETAWEAVMRIRCGKGIRFTSYHGNFMLRSTDLLALPAVDCDKAYGAQLSLEETLLTSQTVYFQVALLYTASCGERRIRVHTAAVPVVTDLGEMYRQADTGAIVSLFARLAIEKSLSHKLEDARSSVQLRIVKALREFRNLYAVQHRLGGRMIYPESLKLLPLYGLALSKSAALRGGYADVQLDDRCAAGFTMMALPVKKLLKLLYPSLIRVDEYLLKPSAQTDEFKNIMKRLPLTAESLDSRGLYVYDDGFRFVVWFGRMLSPDLAMNLLGQDAAAEFSKVSFGKHDTEMSRKLMGVLRKLRESDPSYYQLCNLVRQGEQPREGFFLLTNFVEDQIGGTSGYSEWMVQIHRQVQQNA; encoded by the exons ATGGGGACTGAAAATCCTGGTCGTCCAAATTTCCCTTTGACCGGTTCACCTTTTGCTGCTGCTCCTCCTACAACAACACCATTTTCAGCATCTGGCCCAGTGGTGGGATCAGAGGCCTCAGGCTTTAGACCCCCAGCTCAACCTCCCCAAAACGCCATGCCTTCTGTGTCATCTGGACCTGTAGTTGGACCACAGGCCTCCGGGTACAGGCCTAACAATCTCCCTGCTAGGTTTAATGATCCTCCTGTGATTTCTCCACCAACAGCATATGTCCCACCCATCGGGGGACCCCCCTTCCAGCGTTATCCAACACCACATTTTCCCTCTGCTCATCAAGCTCCACCTCCCCGAGCTCCACCCATTGGCCAACCACCATTTCAACCTCCTGTAGGTCAAGTGCCATCTCCGGCTTCCTTTCATCCTCAGCCACAAGTACATTCTGTGCCAATGGGATCTCCGCCATCAAGAGCAAATGATCCTCAATTGCCATCAGATTCATCATCTTTTGGCTCCAGGGCAAATTTTCAGCCACCTTTCTCCTCTGTGGATTCATCTTATTCTGCTTCCAGGGCCAATTTGCAGCCACCCTTGCCAGGATATGCAAAGCAGGCAAATGTAGTTTCACAAGCTCCTCCAATGGCCCTCTTTCAAGCTCAACAAGGAAGTTATGCAGCACCCACACCAACACCACCTCCCACTTTTCATCCTCAGCAAGGAGGTTTTGCTCAACCTCCACCAATAGCTGCCCCTTTTGGATTGCATTCCAGGGATCAAATCCAACACCCTGGCTCTGCACCTCCTATAGGTGGCATCCAAGGGTTGGCTGAAGATTTCGGATCACTTTCTATCGGATCTGTTCCTGGCACAATAGATTCAGGGCTTGATCCAAAAGCATTGCCGAGGCCATTGGATGGTGATGTGGAGCCAAATTCACTGGGAGAAGCATACTCCATGAATTGCAATCCTAGATATCTTCGGCTTACCACTTCTGCTATTCCAAGTTCTCAATCTTTGCTCTCAAGGTGGCATTGTCCTCTTGGAGCAGTTGTTTGCCCTCTTGCAGAAGCACCAGATGGG GAGGAGGTACCAGTAATTAATTTTGTCTCAACTGGCATTATTCGTTGTAGAAGATGTCGCACGTATGTAAATCCCTATGTGACATTTACAGATTCTGGAAGAAAGTGGCGATGCAACATCTGTGCTCTGCTTAATGACG TTCCTGGAGACTATTTTGCTCAGCTAGATGCCACTGGCAGGAGAGTTGATCTGAACCAGAGACCTGAGCTTATAAAGGGTAGTGTGGATTTTGTTGCACCAACTGAATATATGGTGCGGCCTCCAATGCCACCATTATATTTCTTTCTCATTGATGTTTCAGTATCTGCTGTTAGAAGTGGTATGATTGAG GTTGTGGCCCAAACTATCAAGTCCTGTTTGGATGAGTTACCAGGCTTTCCCAGAACACAGGTTGGGTTTATCACCTTTGACAGCACGATACATTTTTACAACATGAAG TCATCATTGACACAGCCTCAGATGATGGTGGTCTCAGATCTGGATGACATATTTGTTCCCTTGCCAGATGATCTCCTCGTTAACTTGTCCGAGTCAAGGCCTGTGGTGGAAGCTTTTCTCGATAGCTTACCCTCCATGTTTCAGGACAATATGAATATGGAGTCTGCTCTTGGCCCTGCTGTAAAAGCAGCTTTCATGGTTATG AGCCAGCTTGGTGGGAAACTGCTTATTTTTCAGAATACAATGCCATCTCTTGGTGTAGGCCGTTTAAAGTTGCGTGGAGATGATCTTCGTGTTTATGGAACTGATAAAGAGCATGCTTTAAGAACTCCAGAAGATCCATTCTATAAAAACATGGCTGCTGAATGTACCAAGTACCAGATAGGAGTTAATGTGTATGCCTTCAGTGATAAATATATCGACATAGCCTCCTTAG GAGCTCTAGCAAAATATTCTGGAGGGCAGGTATATTACTATCCAAGTTTCCAGTCAGCCTCTCATGGAGAGAAGTTGAGACACGAGTTGGCTAGAGATCTTACAAGAGAAACTGCTTGGGAAGCTGTCATGCGCATAAGATGTGGAAAAG GTATTCGGTTTACATCTTACCATGGGAACTTCATGCTAAGGTCCACTGATTTGTTAGCGCTTCCAGCTGTTGATTGTGACAAAGCATATGGGGCGCAATTGTCACTTGAAGAGACATTACTTACAAGTCAGACGGTATATTTCCAAGTTGCTTTGCT ATACACTGCTTCATGTGGAGAGAGGCGTATCAGAGTACACACAGCAGCAGTGCCTGTGGTTACAGATTTGGGGGAGATGTACCGCCAGGCTGATACTGGTGCTATCGTGTCTTTGTTTGCCAGGCTAG CAATCGAGAAATCATTGTCCCACAAGCTGGAAGATGCACGAAGCTCTGTACAGTTGAGGATTGTGAAAGCTCTTAGAGAATTTCGAAATCTATATGCTGTTCAACATCGCTTGGGAGGCAGAATGATATATCCAGAATCTCTGAAGTTATTGCCTTTGTATGGATTAGCACTTAGTAAATCAGCGGCTCTCCGGGGAGGTTACGCTGATGTTCAACTTGATGATCGCTGTGCAGCAGGATTCACTATGATGGCCTTACctgtaaaaaaattgttgaagcTTTTATACCCTAGCTTGATACGAGTAGATGAATATCTTCTGAAG CCATCTGCACAAACTGACGAATTCAAAAACATCATGAAAAGGTTACCATTGACAGCCGAGAGCTTAGACTCCAGAGGCCTTTATGTCTATGATGATGGTTTTCGCTTTGTTGTATGGTTTGGTAGAATGCTTTCACCTGATTTAGCAATGAATTTACTTGGGCAAGATGCTGCTGCTGAGTTCTCCAAG GTTTCTTTCGGTAAGCATGATACTGAAATGTCAAGAAAGTTAATGGGGGTGCTTAGGAAATTAAGAGAGAGTGATCCTTCATATTATCAGCTTTGCAATCTTGTGAGACAAGGTGAACAGCCCAGAGAAGGTTTCTTTCTTCTCACAAATTTTGTGGAGGACCAGATTGGGGGTACCAGTGGTTATAGTGAGTGGATGGTGCAAATACATCGGCAGGTCCAACAAAATGCATAA